A genomic segment from Nicotiana sylvestris chromosome 1, ASM39365v2, whole genome shotgun sequence encodes:
- the LOC138873875 gene encoding uncharacterized protein: MEDLNNIRKENTAERVEATDGQDIRVPNENVSQLEQKLLKFQEELDQILKKDAATKWTDDCQKAFDKIKEYLSTPPVLVPLEPGRPLLLYLAVLDEAFGCVLGQHDKTGRKEKAIYYLTVKGHALADYLDENPVDGGYEPLKTYFLDEEVSFIGEDIGECYDSWRMFFDVAANFKVVGIGVVLISEIDQHYLMSTKLRFPYTNNMAEYEACILGIKMSIDMNVKELLVIGDSDLFIHQARGEWTTKNSKILTYLHHV; this comes from the exons atggaagatttgaacaacattaGGAAGGAGAACAcggctgaacgggtagaggccactgatggccaggatattcgggttcctaacgagaatgtgtcacagcttgaacagaaactgttgaaattccaggaagagctcgatcag atattgaagaaggacgccgccaccaaatggactgatgattgccaaaaggccttcgacaaaatcaaggagtacctatcaacaccaccagtcttagtcccgctcgagccaggtagacccttattactctaccttgcagtgttagatgaAGCTTTTGGTTGCGTTCTGGGGCAACACGAtaaaacggggaggaaggagaaagccatttattatctca cggtcaagggacatgcACTGGCAGACTACCTAGATGAAAACCctgtggatggaggatacgaacccctgaaaacgtattttcttgatgaagaggtatcgttcataggagaagacattgggGAATGCTATGatagttggagaatgttcttcgatgtagcagcaaacttcaaagtaGTTGGCATAGGAGTTGTCCTAATATCAGAAATCGATCAGCATTATCTGATGtctaccaaactcaggttcccctacaccaacaatatggccgagtatgaagcctgcatcttggggatCAAAAtgtccattgacatgaacgttaaAGAGctactagtaattggagattcagacttattTATACATCAGGCACGAGGAGAATGGAcaactaagaactccaagatactcacatatctgcatcatgtatag